A stretch of DNA from Chloroflexota bacterium:
ACCATGGAACTGTTCTTCCGATAGATGTTCTTGATCGGTGCTGAGGAGGAAAAACAGTTCTTCTCGCCGCTGCGGAACAGGGCAAACATGCCCGGCACAACCACCACGCCGTTACCGCACAGGTCTATGCCGCTGATGCCTTCCCGCTCCAGCTCCTGCAGTTGCCGTTCACTGAGGAAAGGCATGATAAGCATAGGCCGGTAGCTCTTCGGGAGCGACAATAGTTTCAGCAGGTTGAGCCCATCCTGAAACGCCTTGGGCGTCGATAGGGATTTGCATTCGACGGCGAACTTTGCCGTGCTCTCACGCCATGATACCTCAATCAATGCATCGAGGCGACGGTTTCCGCCTGCTTCAGGCTGACTCTCCAGGAAGCGAAAAGACAGCGGAGGCAGTGAGACTTTACCTCTCCGAAGCTGTTCAATCATCTCCCTCTCTGTTGTCATTTTCCTGATGCTTTTCATTTTCCTAAACAAGAAAATAGCAGTTTTTAGGAAAACATGCAAGTCTTATCTTACGGGTTACGGCTCAGGGCTGCGATGACTTTATTGGTTTGCCTTTCCAGGGCTTCTAGAGAGGATTCGTTGGTGATAGTCGAGATTGCTTCGCTGCGCTCACAATGACACCAGCGGCTAACTGCAATGACACTGCGGCTAACCAGCAATGACACCGGCGGCCAACCAGCATGACACGGTGACCAACCGGAATGACACAGTGGGCAATATGCCACCATGACACTCATGCAGTTTGTCACCCTGAGCGAAGGCGAAGGGTCTCCCCTCACAAAGCGAATGACGCCTATTCCTGCATCCAGGCACCAGGCGTCCTACTGTTTCGCTGCCTGCGCGGGTATTCTGTAGGGACAGGTTGCCCTGAGGTTGCAGTGAGCACACACGTCGGCCTGTGTCCAGGTCGACATCCGTGGGCCTATGCCAATGACCATGGAGAGGGACTTCAGCGGAATCATCATCCCTGTGGAGGTCAGACTGACTCCGATTTCGTTAGCAGGCACCAGCCCGAACAATTGCTGCTGTTCCGAAAGGGGAAACCCAGGCATGCCCGGGTTGAGAGGACTGCTGGCCTGGCAATTGCGGAATGATGCCTCACGAGTCACGATACGGCACACCTCCAGGTTCAAAGCATCCACAGCAGCACTTCCGATGCCATCAAGCAGCAGCCCCCGCAAGGGTTCACTCTTGCTGAAGCACATCTTTGACTCCTGCTCCAACCTCGGACCAATAGTGCAGACCGCGACAGCAAGCTCCCGAGCCTCCGGAAAAAATGAAGGAACCAGCGGCCCATGAACGACTGTGCTCCCCTGCAGTGTCAACTGGTCATGGGTTTTCTCAGTTATGGGGTGGATTTCATAGGCGACGGCTGGCTCTAACAGATGCTCACAGTCTACTTTGGCCAGCAGCTCATTGACTAACTTGCCAATCTCAGGCCTCAGCCGAGAGTATTCGCTCACTCCTTCCCGACGAAACACTGCCTGGGTTGTCAGGCTCAGGGTGATATCACGTACTACAGTCATCCCTTTACCCTTCCATTGGCTGAGGGGCAGTCCACGAGAAGCATTCCTGCGAGGATACCTCTCGTGGCAGACACGAACCGGAATCAGGCACGAAAGCCATCCTGACAGTACGGCCTTTCCAACACAATCGAACCGGTGGCGCTCTCTGGCATCGAAGACCTTTCACTGCTCACGCAGTGAGGAAGCTATCTTCCAGACAATTCGTAGCTCTTAGCAGTCTCAATCATAGCCCTGAAGTTTTCCGGCTTGCAGTTGGGTGGTGTAGCGCAACCGGTCCCGAGGATGAACCCTCCCCCTTTGCCAACTTCATCAATGAGCTTCCGGCAATAGGCTGCCACCTCCTCCGGCTTGCCCAGGGACAGCAGCGACGCCGGAACGTCACCGTAAATGCAGAGGTGGTCCCGCAGGATTTCCTTGGCCAAGAAGATGTTGGTGGTACTGTCGAGCCCCACCACCGCGGACCCCTTCGGAAGCTTCCGCAAGTAGGGAAGGTTCTTGTTCCAGCATGTATCCAAGTGAAAGATGGTAGTGATCCCCTCGGACCAGAAAGCGCCAATGATCTCCTGCGTGTAAGGCCACCAGAACCGCTCGAAGACGGACAAAGGGTAGTTTAAGCCGGAGGCTCGCTCATCAACGAACAGCCATGACTTCATGCCAAACGCTTTACAGACACCGATCTGCTTCGGAATCAGTTCGGCCGTCATCTTCTTCATGGCTCTTTCCACCGGCGCGGGATTGTAATAGATGTCTTTGGTAAACGGGATCATAGAGCGCATAAGCGACAGCCTGAAGAATGGGTGAAACTCATGGGCAGCAAGGAACGGTTCGATCCGCCTCTTCTTCAGTTCCTCGGTGTATGTACCCCAGTTTGTCAGCGTTTCCCACAGGTGAGTCTGCAGCTCGTCGGGCCGGAAGCTGGCGATCCGCCACAGATAGTCCTTGTAGTAGAACGCGTCAGCCCCCATTTCACAAAGCTTCTCGTAGTCCTCAGGTTTCATAACTTCTTCTTCCAGGAGCTGGAACATATAGTCGTCGGGCAGGTCCTTTCCTGGAATCCGCATCTTCATCGGATATATGTTGGCTGCCTGCGATTGAACCGGTGTGATCGGTCCGCCATAAGCACAGTCCCAACCTCCACAATCATCGAACACTTTGAAGAACGCCGCCTGTGCCATCTTGGCGTCATTGCTGACCTGAGCCATGGTCATGCCTGCAAGATGCGCTGCGGGCTCCGGGCTGAGGAATGGGACTATGGGGACGCGGTCCGTTTTCTCCAGTCTGGTGGCCGCCCACGTTCTCTCGGTGGAGGTCATGGTTTCCCTGGCCATCTTCACTTCCCTCCTATCACATTCAGGCAGTAGGCTACGCCTTCCATGGCGTCCAGAGTCTGGAAGTCAGCTCCGACGTAGTCCCTCGTCATGGGGGTGGTCACTCCCCCTCCGATCATCAGTTTCGTATTTTTCCTCAGCCCGGCTTCTTGAAGCATCCGGGCAGCCTCCTTCATGCTGGGGAAAGCCGTGGTGATGAGCGCTGAGAACCCGACAAACCGAGGCTTGACCTTCTTCACCTCCACCAGCACGCGGGACGGCGGCACGTCCACGCCCAGATCGTGCACTTCAAAGCCGTGAGCCTGCAGCAGGGTAGCCACGATATCCTTGCCCAGGTTGTGGATGTCGCCCTGCAGCGTAGCCAGCACGACCCTGGCCAGGGGCTTTTCAGGACGCAACCTGGCCAGGTGCGGTTGCAGTATATTCATCGCTTCTTTGAAGATTTCGGCGGAAAGCATCAGTTCGGCCAGAAAGTAATCGCCTTTCTGAAAGCGCTCGCCAACAGTGCTCATGCCATGACGGCATTCTTCCAGGATCCGGAGGGGTTCCTCGCCTTTCTCCAGCCTGGATCTGACAGCCTGCACCGCCTCATCACGCTTCAACTCGACAATAGCCATGCTAAGTTCTTCAGACATTTGGCCTCCTTGTTTCCTCAGGCAGCCGTTCCTGTCACTTCAGGGCTGCAACGACTTCTCTGGTCTGTCTTTCCAGGGCTTCTAAAGAAGATTCGTTGGTGATGGTGAAGTCTGCCATGGCGATGGGCCCACCTTTGCTGAGCTCTTCGATCTCCGCCATGTCCCGGCCGGCAGCTTCATCAAGCGTCAGGGGGCGGATGGGCCTTTTCGTCAACCTCTGATATCGTGTCTGGGGAGAGGCCCAAACTGCCACCACGGTAAAACGGCCGCCGTAGCGGTCCTTCAACAGAGTGTATTCTTCCCATGAGTAGAGGCCGTCCACAACGACATCAGCCGATTTGAGGAGGCGATCAATCCTGGGCAGGCTGAGCCTGGCATAAGCTGACATTCCATGCTCTTTTCTGAGTTGTCCCCTGACATACCGTTCGTTTTTCTCGTTCAGCTCGAGCCCTCTTTCCCTGACCTCTTCATCGGTAATATCGCCGAACCTGACTCTCACAAAGCCGCTATTTTCAAATACTCTGGCTACCTCTGATTTGCCCGAGCCTGCCATACCAACAATCGATACCACTTTCATGGTTTACTTCTTCTCTTTAGTTTTGGGCTGAAGACTCCTTTTTATCTCCTCTTCCTCCTGAGCAAGCAGCTCCTTCAACTCTGCGACATCATAGCTCTTTACCCCGACACCCCGCTCTCTCATGTGCACCCTGGTGATCCCGGCGTTAATGATCAGTTTCTTGCAGATCAGACAGGGCCCGTAGATTCGATCATTTTCTCCCCGGCTGGCATCATAGGCATCCTTATTTCTTTCACTGGAAATATACATTTCCCCACCGACTATGCTGATGCCCGTCCTGGCGGCATTGATTATGGCGTTTTGTTCTGCATGGACACTGCGGCACAATTCGTACCGTTGACCGGGCGGAATATTGAGTTCCCTCCTGAGACATATTCCGGTGTCAATACAATGGGCTGTCGTTCTGGGAGACCCCACATAGCCTGAGCTAAGCTCTACACCATCCTGGCCGACAATAATCGCCCCTATCTTTCTTCTGAGACAGGTACTCATTTCCGATACAACCTCTGCCCGGTTCAAGAAGTGCTCAAACTTGTCAGGTCTTTTCACCTTA
This window harbors:
- a CDS encoding cobalamin-dependent protein (Presence of a B(12) (cobalamin)-binding domain implies dependence on cobalamin itself, in one of its several forms, or in some unusual lineages, dependence on a cobalamin-like analog.); the encoded protein is MSEELSMAIVELKRDEAVQAVRSRLEKGEEPLRILEECRHGMSTVGERFQKGDYFLAELMLSAEIFKEAMNILQPHLARLRPEKPLARVVLATLQGDIHNLGKDIVATLLQAHGFEVHDLGVDVPPSRVLVEVKKVKPRFVGFSALITTAFPSMKEAARMLQEAGLRKNTKLMIGGGVTTPMTRDYVGADFQTLDAMEGVAYCLNVIGGK
- a CDS encoding AAA family ATPase, with translation MKVVSIVGMAGSGKSEVARVFENSGFVRVRFGDITDEEVRERGLELNEKNERYVRGQLRKEHGMSAYARLSLPRIDRLLKSADVVVDGLYSWEEYTLLKDRYGGRFTVVAVWASPQTRYQRLTKRPIRPLTLDEAAGRDMAEIEELSKGGPIAMADFTITNESSLEALERQTREVVAALK
- a CDS encoding cytidine deaminase → MTTRWPKVKRPDKFEHFLNRAEVVSEMSTCLRRKIGAIIVGQDGVELSSGYVGSPRTTAHCIDTGICLRRELNIPPGQRYELCRSVHAEQNAIINAARTGISIVGGEMYISSERNKDAYDASRGENDRIYGPCLICKKLIINAGITRVHMRERGVGVKSYDVAELKELLAQEEEEIKRSLQPKTKEKK